GCTCACAAGCTGTGGAGTTCACACCCGGCGAGGGATTGATTGGACAGTCTGCCCTGGAGAATGAACCACTCCTGATCGACCGGATTCCCGAAGACTATTTGCGAATCACTTCAGGACTGGGCAGTACTGCACCCCGCGCCGTCCTGATCTTTCCGTTCGCCTGGAATGATCGCGTCGAAGCGGTCGTAGAACTGGGCACAGTCCACGAGTTCAGCGAACTGCATCGTGCGTTTCTGGACAAGGAGGCCGAAGGGATCGCCATCACGGTCGCCGTTGCGCGTTCACGAAAATCGAGCGATGAGGACTCGATGGGTGCTTGACCTGGGCCCGGCTAGCGCCCGACCGTTCGACGAGATCCGTTTCGTCGAGAAAAGTCTGTAGACGAGCGGCGTTCGCTTCGCGGATCTACGAAAGCTCTTCCGGATACTCCTTGGAGGGCGATCCCTTCCACTGGGGTGCTCGCTTCTCAAAGAAGGCAACGGTGCCCTCGCGAGCGTCGGGGTGCCGGGTTGTGAGCGCGAAGAGTTTCCCCTCGCGTTTTCGCCACTCGTCGAGATCGATGCCGATTCCCTCCCAGATGAGACGCTTGGAGATGGCCACCGGCAGAGGCGCCGCATTCACCGCGATGTCGCGGGCCAGATTCATGGCGGCCGGCAACACTTCGTCCTTGGCAAAGGCGCGTGTCGCTACGCCGTATTCTACCGCTTCATCTCCGAGAAACGTCCGGCCCGAAAGCAAGAGTTCCGAGGCAAGAGAAAGGCCGGCGAGACGCGGCAGGATCACATGCGAGGCCAGTTCAGGCAACACTCCGCGGCGGACGAAGGCAAAGGCGAGTTTTGCATCGGATGCCACATAACGAATATCCGCTTGCAAAGGCCAGGTCAGTCCCGCTCCGACTGCCGGTCCGTTGATGGCCGCGATCACCGGCTTGCGCACTTCCATGGGCATCATGCGCCGGTACTTGCGCTCGACATCTCCCCAACCGCCCGCAAAGTTCTTGCCCGATCCGAGATCGGCACCCGCGCAGAACGCGCGGCCCGCACCGGTCATGACCAATGCGCGCACGCCATCGTCGGAATCGGCCTCCGCCATGGCGTCTGCGAGTTCTGCACCCATCAGCGCAGTCATGGCGTTGAGCTTTTCGGGCCGGTTCAGCGTCACGACTGCAACGCCGTCGTTGACCTCGTAGAGAATCTGTTCGTATTCCACGTTCGTCCCTTCGCT
This portion of the bacterium genome encodes:
- a CDS encoding GAF domain-containing protein; its protein translation is MIGQSALENEPLLIDRIPEDYLRITSGLGSTAPRAVLIFPFAWNDRVEAVVELGTVHEFSELHRAFLDKEAEGIAITVAVARSRKSSDEDSMGA
- a CDS encoding crotonase, producing MLYEVNDGVAVVTLNRPEKLNAMTALMGAELADAMAEADSDDGVRALVMTGAGRAFCAGADLGSGKNFAGGWGDVERKYRRMMPMEVRKPVIAAINGPAVGAGLTWPLQADIRYVASDAKLAFAFVRRGVLPELASHVILPRLAGLSLASELLLSGRTFLGDEAVEYGVATRAFAKDEVLPAAMNLARDIAVNAAPLPVAISKRLIWEGIGIDLDEWRKREGKLFALTTRHPDAREGTVAFFEKRAPQWKGSPSKEYPEELS